Genomic DNA from Vibrio vulnificus CMCP6:
ATGTGATGGAGTCTGGGCTGAATACGAAAGTTAAAGAGTGGATATCAATGTGGTGCCCATCTCAAAGTAAACAATCGACTGCTACCAATGTTATGGTTCATAGCAATGATGTTTCTTTCTACGATGATAATCTTATCCAAATATCAATCCGAGAAAATATTCATGATTACATAGAAACTACTGGAAACATCACTACTATTTTAGACAAACCATTTTTCCCTGATCTGCTATTAACGGCACTTCATCAAATTTCAAGCGAAGAGAACGCGAGTTCAAAACAAACTAGGCGTAAGCAATTGTCGGGTAATGTCCTAGTGGCAGAAGATAATGCCATCAACGCAATTCTTTTTAGTAAACAACTCTCTGAGCTCGGTATAAATGCTGACGTCGTCCCCAATGGCTTAATTGCATTTAATAAGCTAACCGAAGAATCACATGGTTATGATCTGTTAATCACCGACTACCATATGCCAGAGATGGACGGTATGCAATTAGTAGCTAACTTGCGCGAAATAGAGTGTCACATCCCAGTCATTGGATGTACAGCAGAAGATTTTCGCCATATTGATCAAGAGTTTTCTAGCAGTGGTTTTGACCATGTACTGTTTAAGCCATACACCCTAAAACAGTTAATAAAAATATTATCTAAACATCTACCGGTTGCTGAATACCTTAATAAAGTAGAGCAGGCGATACATTTCCAGGCTGGAGACTATTGGCTAAACCAATTTTCAGCTGAAGATGCCCGTGATATGTGCACAATTTTCTTAGAGTCTATTGCGGATGATGTTGCTGAGTTAAAACAAGCGGTAAGTCATGAAGATACGCTGCGTATAAGAAACATTTCTCATCGGATTAAAGGTGGGATGGGCACAATTGGCTTAATGAGACTATACGAGCTTGCCAGAACAGTCGAAGAAAAAGCGTCGCTGCGCAGTCATGATACGTTAGAGCTATGTGCTGATCTAACTAAACAGCTCGATCTTGAACTGAGTTCCGTATCGCAATGGCAGTGTAATAACGTAGCGGAAGCTGAAATAGGTTGTGTTTGATGTGATTTTAATTGATAAGCGCGAGATAATCGAGATTTGCATGCAGTTAAGTCAGAATAATTGCATACTTTGTGAGGCTGTAAAATGAAAGTTTTGATCGTAGAAGATGATAAGATCCAATCATCAAAGCTGAAAATAGATCTACGTAATCTTGGCTATAGCCAGGTTTATATAGCGCCATCTTGCCAAGTTGCAATCGATTTGTATAAGGAGCATCGTTTTGAGCTTATTTTCTGCGATATACAACTGCCAGATAATGATGGCATCTATTTACTCAACCAATTAGCGCATATTTCGCGTAGTCCCCATGTAATTATTATGAGTGCTAGCAGTAAAAAAGTTCTACTGCTTGTTGAGCAAATTAGCTCTATGCTGAAATTCAAGCGCGTATCGCGTATAGATAAACCTTATACAAAAGGTCAATTATCTGAGGTTGTCGAAGGTTCTCAAGCACGCCATCATTCCAGTGTTCAATTGAAACAAGCTAGGGCGTTGGAGTTTACAGAAAGAGAAATTGCTGAAGCAATCGCTCTACGTGAAATATTCGTCCACTATCAGCCTCAGGTCAATGTAGGTTCAGGATTTATTGTCGGTTTGGAGGTTTTAGCTCGTTGGGATCATCCGGATTATGGTTTGGTCTCTGCTGGTGAGTTTATTGATGCTATAACCAGTGATGAAATTTACATCAACTTGTTTAGAACCGTATTGGAGAAAGCCCTGATCGGAGCGAAAACACTCCACAAGTCAGTGACACTTTCAATCAATATCACTTATCAAGATCTACAATGGGACGGGTTGTATGATGAGCTTGTCAAACAGTGCTCTAAGTATGAATTTGACGTTAGTCGGCTAACTCTAGAACTAACCGAAAGCCATTTGTATCAATCGGATATTCCCGCGCTATTAACCCTTTCGCGGTTAAAGCTACTTGGGGTAAACCTTTCGATAGATGATTTGGGGTCAGGCTACTCTTCGTTAAGTAAACTAACTCAAATTCCATTTGATGAGATCAAAATCGATAAAAGTTTCGTTCAGGGTATTGAGACAGATTACCAAAAATTTGTCATCGTTCAGTTATTACTAAACTTGGCAGAGCAATTGGGATTTTCGTGCGTTGTAGAAGGTGTAGAAACCGATGCCACGCTCCATTACTTAAAATCTATGGGGCGTTTTACGTGTCAAGGCTATTTGACAGGTCGACCAATGCCAATAAACCAAGTACAGGCTATGCTGAATCAACGGCTTTCCTCATCAGACTCAGTAGATCCTATTCACTGTTTAATTGTTGATGATCATCCAGTTGTTGGCTCTGCACTATGCCAAGCGTTTACGCGAGTCCACCAAGTACAAACTGTAGCGAGCGAAACCACTATTCTCAAAGCGCTTAACTATATTCGAGATAGTTCTTGTAACTTGCTTTTGATTGATGTTGATTTACGTGGTGAGCATGGCTACGAGTTGATAAAGCAAGCTAAAAAGATTGGCTTTAATGGTAAGGCCATATTGATGACTTCGAGTGGGAATCGTTTTATTCCCGTTTCGCAGTTCGATGAAACAATCCAATTCGTAGATAAAGAAATTCAAGTAGATCAGTTAGTTCATCAGGTAATTAGTATTGCAACAACTGACTGAGTAGCCACCGGCTACTCTAGAACACCTAGTTTGACTGGATGTTTGAGATTTCCATTGGTATTTATATAGGAAACATATTGTTTTCTTTCCTATATCAAGAAACGCCTTAAGGTAGTTTGGCAACCCA
This window encodes:
- a CDS encoding EAL domain-containing protein, whose protein sequence is MKVLIVEDDKIQSSKLKIDLRNLGYSQVYIAPSCQVAIDLYKEHRFELIFCDIQLPDNDGIYLLNQLAHISRSPHVIIMSASSKKVLLLVEQISSMLKFKRVSRIDKPYTKGQLSEVVEGSQARHHSSVQLKQARALEFTEREIAEAIALREIFVHYQPQVNVGSGFIVGLEVLARWDHPDYGLVSAGEFIDAITSDEIYINLFRTVLEKALIGAKTLHKSVTLSINITYQDLQWDGLYDELVKQCSKYEFDVSRLTLELTESHLYQSDIPALLTLSRLKLLGVNLSIDDLGSGYSSLSKLTQIPFDEIKIDKSFVQGIETDYQKFVIVQLLLNLAEQLGFSCVVEGVETDATLHYLKSMGRFTCQGYLTGRPMPINQVQAMLNQRLSSSDSVDPIHCLIVDDHPVVGSALCQAFTRVHQVQTVASETTILKALNYIRDSSCNLLLIDVDLRGEHGYELIKQAKKIGFNGKAILMTSSGNRFIPVSQFDETIQFVDKEIQVDQLVHQVISIATTD